In one window of Halomarina pelagica DNA:
- a CDS encoding RNA ligase partner protein — translation MADYPLKQRFVLDTSAFLTNEIRRDDETLAEALDRLLDAVAAAKLTLNISCYMPPSIHRELTTILADRDVSDETVSKLNTWVIRKNPARYEVSVPAEIVYRFVEEMNDRVDRGLRVSEEAVRRAERARAETVDDHDYMTGVDIVISDLREKYRGALRRGVLDSREDFDLLILARELDAGVVTEDQGIINWAEELGLRYLYGREFPALLEEYLRAVDR, via the coding sequence ATGGCCGACTACCCGCTCAAACAGCGGTTCGTGCTGGATACGTCGGCGTTCCTCACTAACGAGATCCGGCGGGACGACGAGACGCTCGCGGAGGCGCTCGACCGACTGCTCGACGCCGTCGCGGCGGCGAAGCTGACGCTCAACATCTCCTGTTACATGCCGCCGTCGATCCACCGCGAACTGACGACCATCCTCGCGGACCGCGACGTGTCCGACGAGACCGTCTCGAAGCTCAACACGTGGGTCATCCGGAAGAACCCCGCGCGCTACGAGGTGTCGGTCCCGGCGGAGATCGTCTACCGGTTCGTCGAGGAGATGAACGACCGCGTGGACCGCGGCCTGCGCGTCTCCGAGGAGGCCGTCCGCCGCGCCGAGCGCGCCCGCGCCGAGACCGTCGACGACCACGACTACATGACCGGGGTGGACATCGTCATCTCCGATCTCCGCGAGAAGTACCGCGGGGCGCTACGGCGGGGCGTCCTCGACTCGCGGGAGGACTTCGACCTGCTCATCCTCGCGCGCGAACTCGACGCGGGCGTCGTCACGGAGGACCAGGGCATCATCAACTGGGCCGAGGAACTCGGCCTGCGCTACCTCTACGGTCGGGAGTTCCCCGCGCTGCTGGAGGAGTACCTCCGCGCGGTCGACCGCTGA
- a CDS encoding RNA ligase: MSYHESLGVSRADFEALAEHFQERVYEGRRYRALPDARRSLERGTALLDGVVVRGFPKVPRTFVLETGVPRHFDGPFVVEEKLNGYNVRAVRVEGEVLAFTRGGLICPFTTWAVRDRLPVEAYFDAHPESMLCAEAIGPENPYTAHDYPAVESLAFRVFDLRDRTTGEPLPVAERRERCAAFDLPAVRQFGTYRPEGAAAELRSVVDGLDAENREGVVMKSLDGSTLLKYTTSAANRGDLAYAFSVPFDYGRDFVFRRLVREAFQSVEWDEDEATRAERARAVGEAILEPMAGTFEAVADGDLAGERHTVRGPPAVVDALLAHLREQGIHVVVEADAVEAGERVVTYLKRMAATTDRTRAYLDGAIVRE; encoded by the coding sequence ATGAGTTACCACGAGTCGTTGGGGGTGTCTCGTGCTGACTTCGAGGCGCTCGCCGAGCACTTCCAGGAGCGGGTCTACGAGGGACGGCGCTACCGCGCGCTCCCGGACGCCCGGCGGTCGCTCGAACGCGGGACCGCACTCCTCGACGGCGTCGTCGTCCGGGGGTTCCCGAAGGTCCCACGGACGTTCGTCCTCGAGACGGGCGTCCCCCGGCACTTCGACGGTCCGTTCGTCGTCGAGGAGAAACTGAACGGGTACAACGTCCGCGCGGTGCGCGTCGAGGGGGAGGTGCTCGCGTTCACGCGCGGCGGGCTGATCTGCCCGTTCACGACGTGGGCGGTGCGCGACCGCCTCCCCGTCGAGGCGTACTTCGACGCGCACCCCGAGTCGATGCTCTGCGCGGAGGCGATCGGTCCGGAGAACCCCTACACGGCCCACGACTACCCGGCGGTCGAGTCGCTGGCGTTCCGGGTGTTCGACCTCCGCGACCGAACGACGGGCGAACCGCTCCCCGTCGCGGAGCGCCGGGAGCGCTGTGCGGCGTTCGACCTCCCCGCCGTCCGGCAGTTCGGGACGTATCGTCCGGAGGGGGCGGCGGCCGAACTCCGCTCGGTCGTCGACGGACTCGACGCCGAGAATCGCGAGGGGGTGGTGATGAAGTCCCTCGACGGGTCGACGCTACTCAAGTACACGACGAGCGCGGCGAACCGCGGCGACCTCGCGTACGCCTTCTCGGTCCCCTTCGACTACGGCCGCGACTTCGTGTTCCGGCGACTCGTCCGCGAGGCGTTCCAGTCGGTGGAGTGGGACGAGGACGAGGCGACGCGCGCCGAGCGCGCCCGGGCCGTCGGCGAGGCGATCCTCGAACCGATGGCCGGGACGTTCGAGGCGGTGGCCGACGGCGACCTCGCGGGCGAGCGCCACACCGTCCGCGGTCCGCCGGCGGTCGTGGACGCGCTGCTCGCCCACCTCCGCGAGCAGGGCATCCACGTCGTCGTCGAGGCCGACGCCGTCGAGGCGGGCGAGCGCGTCGTCACCTACCTGAAGCGGATGGCGGCGACGACCGACCGGACGCGGGCGTACCTCGACGGGGCGATCGTACGGGAGTAG
- a CDS encoding MFS transporter — protein MSRSQLFGSLCAMVFLVNLARVIYAPLLVPLQQTFDVTEATLGLITALAWFGSASPRFPAGYLLTKTSRMAVVVGSGIVLTGSALLAAAAPSIEVIMVGAFCMGLASGPYFIAAGPLLSELFPGRVGRVLGVHGAASQFAAVGAAPFVLVVLAFGSWRATFAVIAALTAAVTVVLALVGRRADLPDAGAADRDLLGAARAQWRIILAGIAFVSLTGLVWNGVFNFYVIYMIQAKSLSEPMANALLTVLFAAGIPAFVVGGDFAERLPTVPFVIGISVAFALSLLALATVTGLLAVVAVTAVVGFVVHCLFPAVDTYILGSVPDEHRASTYAAFSGTVMLPQAIGSVAFGVVRTAGVGWDALARWSALGLLLAMGVLVGLYADGRLPSAGVPAER, from the coding sequence GTGTCTCGCAGTCAGTTGTTCGGGTCGCTGTGTGCGATGGTCTTCCTCGTGAACCTCGCCCGAGTCATCTACGCCCCTCTCCTGGTCCCCCTCCAGCAGACGTTCGACGTCACGGAGGCGACGCTCGGGCTCATCACGGCGCTGGCGTGGTTCGGGAGCGCCAGCCCCCGGTTTCCGGCGGGCTACCTCCTCACGAAGACCTCGCGGATGGCGGTCGTCGTCGGATCGGGGATCGTGCTCACCGGGTCGGCGCTGCTCGCCGCCGCGGCACCCTCGATCGAGGTCATCATGGTGGGGGCGTTCTGCATGGGCCTCGCGAGCGGCCCCTACTTCATCGCCGCCGGGCCGCTGCTAAGCGAACTCTTCCCGGGCCGGGTCGGTCGCGTTCTCGGCGTCCACGGCGCGGCCAGCCAGTTCGCCGCCGTCGGGGCCGCGCCGTTCGTCCTCGTCGTCCTCGCGTTCGGGTCCTGGCGCGCGACCTTCGCCGTCATCGCCGCCCTCACCGCGGCCGTCACCGTCGTCCTCGCTCTCGTCGGGCGTCGGGCGGATCTCCCCGACGCGGGGGCGGCCGACCGCGACCTCCTCGGGGCGGCGCGCGCGCAGTGGCGCATCATCCTCGCGGGCATCGCCTTCGTCAGCCTCACCGGCCTCGTCTGGAACGGCGTGTTCAACTTCTACGTCATCTACATGATCCAGGCGAAGTCCCTCTCGGAGCCGATGGCGAACGCGCTGCTCACCGTGCTGTTCGCCGCCGGCATCCCGGCGTTCGTCGTGGGCGGCGACTTCGCGGAGCGCCTCCCGACGGTCCCCTTCGTCATCGGGATCTCGGTGGCCTTCGCGCTCTCGCTGCTCGCGCTCGCGACGGTCACCGGACTGCTCGCCGTCGTCGCCGTCACCGCCGTCGTCGGCTTCGTCGTCCACTGCCTCTTTCCCGCCGTCGACACCTACATCCTCGGCTCGGTCCCCGACGAGCACCGCGCGAGCACCTACGCCGCCTTCAGCGGGACGGTGATGCTCCCGCAGGCGATCGGATCGGTCGCCTTCGGGGTCGTCCGCACCGCCGGCGTCGGGTGGGACGCGCTCGCCCGGTGGTCGGCGCTCGGCCTCCTGCTCGCCATGGGCGTGCTCGTGGGGCTGTACGCCGACGGCCGCCTCCCCTCGGCGGGCGTCCCCGCCGAACGGTAA
- a CDS encoding glycosyl transferase family 2 has protein sequence MEYVQERVTTLHDFADPVPDAPVDRAAVVVPATEREYASLAAERTFATLERVDPARVVVALRADEGRVGAIRDWLSAYDFDCEVLWCDGPGVEALLADAGLDGTRGKGRDVWLALGVAAASEEYVVVHDADAKGYSERHVRRLLFPLERGYDFSKGYYARVENDRLYGRLFRLFYAPLVRALADRHDAPIVDYLGAFRYALSGEFAASGSLARRLRVPRGWGLEVGTLGDAFREAGFAGTAQVDLGVHEHDHRAVSGPSGLGDMSEQVGAALLHALADGGVRPAFDGLREAYREAAAALVEQYAADATFNGLDYDPGDEREQVSAYARAIRPPGTDDRLPAWDDAPIAPAAVREAAREDLEGIE, from the coding sequence ATGGAATACGTACAGGAGCGCGTGACGACGCTCCACGACTTCGCCGACCCGGTCCCCGACGCGCCCGTCGACCGGGCGGCGGTGGTCGTCCCGGCGACCGAGCGCGAGTACGCCAGCCTCGCGGCCGAGCGCACGTTCGCGACGCTCGAACGGGTCGACCCCGCCAGGGTGGTCGTCGCCCTCCGGGCGGACGAGGGGCGGGTCGGCGCGATCCGCGACTGGCTCTCGGCGTACGATTTCGACTGCGAGGTGCTCTGGTGCGACGGGCCGGGCGTCGAGGCGCTGCTCGCCGACGCCGGTCTCGACGGGACCCGGGGCAAGGGACGGGACGTGTGGCTGGCGCTCGGCGTCGCCGCCGCGAGCGAGGAGTACGTCGTCGTCCACGACGCCGACGCGAAGGGCTACTCCGAGCGCCACGTCCGCCGCCTGCTCTTCCCGCTCGAGCGCGGCTACGACTTCTCGAAGGGCTACTACGCCCGCGTCGAGAACGACCGCCTCTACGGACGGCTCTTCAGGCTCTTCTACGCGCCGCTCGTCCGCGCGCTCGCGGACCGCCACGACGCGCCGATCGTCGACTACCTCGGCGCGTTCCGCTACGCCCTCTCCGGGGAGTTCGCCGCCAGCGGGTCGCTCGCCCGACGACTCCGCGTCCCCCGCGGCTGGGGGCTCGAGGTCGGCACGCTGGGCGACGCCTTCCGCGAGGCGGGCTTCGCCGGCACCGCCCAGGTCGACCTCGGCGTCCACGAACACGACCACCGCGCCGTCTCCGGCCCGAGCGGGCTGGGCGACATGAGCGAGCAGGTCGGGGCGGCGCTCCTCCACGCGCTCGCCGACGGCGGCGTCCGCCCGGCGTTCGACGGACTCCGCGAGGCCTACCGCGAGGCGGCGGCCGCCCTCGTCGAGCAGTACGCCGCCGACGCCACGTTCAACGGTCTCGACTACGACCCGGGCGACGAGCGCGAGCAGGTGTCGGCCTACGCCCGCGCGATCCGGCCGCCGGGCACGGACGACCGCCTGCCCGCCTGGGACGACGCGCCGATCGCGCCCGCCGCCGTCCGCGAGGCCGCCCGCGAGGACCTGGAGGGGATCGAATGA
- a CDS encoding DUF7109 family protein, whose protein sequence is MSDPIDLDGDDLAGVVDLFGALTREELDRALAELAFKRDADPPDAGVIERALADYELVAHDDRLVPGPAAFPALPEGAADLPHILDVEPRSPDRAAVARAVEERFRAETARALAEGDDDAVVRLLDASYDLEAWGPIDLGDARRRLDDAREP, encoded by the coding sequence ATGAGCGACCCGATCGACCTCGACGGCGACGACCTCGCGGGCGTCGTCGACCTCTTCGGCGCGCTCACCCGCGAGGAACTCGACCGCGCGCTCGCGGAACTCGCGTTCAAGCGGGACGCCGACCCGCCCGACGCGGGGGTGATCGAGCGGGCGCTCGCCGACTACGAACTCGTCGCCCACGACGACCGGCTGGTTCCCGGCCCCGCCGCCTTCCCCGCGCTCCCCGAGGGCGCGGCGGACCTCCCCCACATCCTCGACGTGGAGCCTCGCTCGCCGGACCGCGCCGCCGTCGCGCGCGCCGTCGAGGAGCGGTTCCGCGCCGAAACCGCCCGGGCGCTCGCCGAGGGTGACGACGACGCAGTCGTCCGTCTGCTCGACGCGAGCTACGACCTCGAGGCGTGGGGACCGATCGACCTGGGGGACGCGCGCCGCCGACTCGACGACGCGCGCGAACCGTGA
- a CDS encoding NUDIX hydrolase, translating into MDLSRVAAHEPVEVTDEEREAAVLVPIVDRGGDPHLLFTKRADHLGEHPGQMSFPGGGREPGDDDLLGTALREANEEIGLDPASVEVVGRLDDIRTVTSYSVRPFVARIPDREYAPDEREVAEIAVLSIADLIDPDNYESERREHPHYGEIRLHFFRVGGYTVWGATGRMLVQFLELATDWRMPEEVDRVVDPDADLPT; encoded by the coding sequence ATGGACCTGTCGCGGGTGGCCGCCCACGAGCCGGTCGAGGTGACCGACGAGGAGCGCGAGGCGGCCGTGCTGGTGCCGATCGTCGATCGCGGCGGCGATCCGCACCTCCTCTTCACGAAGCGCGCCGACCACCTCGGCGAGCACCCGGGACAGATGAGCTTCCCCGGCGGCGGCCGCGAACCCGGCGACGACGACCTCCTCGGGACCGCCCTGCGCGAGGCGAACGAGGAGATCGGTCTCGACCCCGCGTCCGTGGAGGTCGTCGGCCGCCTGGACGACATCCGGACCGTCACCAGCTACTCCGTGCGCCCGTTCGTCGCCCGGATCCCCGACCGCGAGTACGCGCCCGACGAGCGCGAGGTGGCCGAGATCGCCGTCCTCTCGATCGCCGACCTCATCGACCCCGACAACTACGAGTCCGAACGCCGCGAGCACCCCCACTACGGGGAGATCCGACTGCACTTCTTCCGCGTCGGCGGCTACACGGTCTGGGGCGCGACCGGCCGAATGCTCGTCCAGTTCCTCGAACTCGCCACCGACTGGCGCATGCCCGAGGAGGTCGACCGCGTCGTGGATCCGGATGCGGACCTCCCAACCTGA
- a CDS encoding DUF7388 family protein — MLTQRTLSAAGIDAVALKPTECDVGDARSLGVDTIAIDYEGRAHLPDAATLRSLAAESTVYLTTPVRTDGFDPLGDDSLLSDLPEGVGRVLVAGNAAYLTDAERKRAIAPRLRAALDGIVEAAGDEPTPAPWIGTEGVERLALAAVLESGDSSAGRDGEAASPGAGGVQYDLLGRTTERELRALRSVGFEGDVAVYAPTVLTADEDAILDALGGYVSRRRAVGRALPEGAATDRRASGRAREVLLAAARDFALVGTVDEVREQVDALRDAGATAVVCYPARGLDALA, encoded by the coding sequence ATGCTGACCCAGCGGACGCTCTCCGCCGCCGGCATCGACGCCGTCGCGCTGAAACCGACCGAGTGCGACGTGGGCGACGCTCGCTCGCTCGGCGTCGACACGATCGCCATCGACTACGAGGGGCGCGCGCACCTGCCCGACGCGGCGACGCTGCGGTCGCTCGCCGCCGAGTCGACGGTCTACCTCACCACGCCCGTCCGGACGGACGGGTTCGACCCCCTCGGGGACGACTCGCTGCTCTCTGACCTCCCCGAGGGCGTCGGTCGGGTGCTCGTCGCCGGCAACGCGGCGTACCTCACCGACGCCGAGCGGAAGCGCGCCATCGCCCCCCGCCTGCGGGCCGCGCTCGACGGGATCGTCGAGGCGGCCGGTGACGAGCCGACGCCCGCGCCCTGGATCGGCACCGAGGGCGTAGAGCGCCTCGCGCTGGCGGCGGTACTGGAATCGGGCGACTCCAGTGCCGGACGGGACGGGGAGGCCGCGTCGCCGGGCGCGGGCGGCGTCCAGTACGACCTGCTGGGTCGCACCACCGAGCGGGAGCTGCGCGCGCTGCGCTCGGTGGGCTTCGAGGGCGACGTGGCCGTCTACGCGCCCACCGTACTCACCGCCGACGAGGACGCGATCCTCGACGCGCTGGGCGGATACGTCTCGCGACGGCGCGCCGTCGGGCGGGCGCTCCCCGAGGGCGCGGCGACCGATCGCCGCGCGTCGGGACGCGCTCGCGAGGTGCTCCTCGCGGCGGCGCGCGACTTCGCGCTCGTCGGGACCGTCGACGAGGTCCGCGAACAGGTCGACGCCCTCCGGGACGCGGGCGCGACCGCGGTCGTCTGCTACCCCGCCCGGGGACTGGACGCGCTCGCGTAG
- a CDS encoding Hsp20/alpha crystallin family protein, translating into MLKDLSERVESVVLDGVGKFSSRVQERTPLSVDLLESDDAYLAVFDAPGATGEDVDVRFDRNTVRIRIDRFRDYYEDYDMRVPGRGLSLDGSVDLPEDAAVDPRAAEATLASNGTLRVRIPKTDAGRDVAVAVSTEEEDGNGERGEAEGEPKDEREDGASDGRDA; encoded by the coding sequence ATGTTGAAGGACCTGAGCGAGCGGGTCGAGAGCGTCGTCCTCGACGGCGTCGGGAAGTTCTCCAGTCGCGTCCAGGAGCGAACGCCGCTGTCCGTCGATCTGCTGGAGAGCGACGACGCGTATCTCGCGGTCTTCGACGCGCCCGGCGCGACCGGGGAGGACGTGGACGTGCGCTTCGACCGCAACACCGTCCGGATCCGCATCGATCGCTTCCGCGACTACTACGAGGACTACGATATGCGCGTCCCCGGCCGGGGACTCTCCCTCGACGGGTCGGTGGACCTCCCGGAGGACGCCGCCGTCGACCCGCGAGCGGCGGAGGCGACGCTCGCGAGCAACGGCACGCTCCGGGTACGCATCCCGAAGACCGACGCGGGGCGCGACGTCGCGGTCGCCGTCTCGACGGAGGAGGAGGACGGAAACGGGGAGAGAGGTGAGGCCGAGGGGGAACCGAAGGACGAGCGAGAGGACGGAGCCTCCGACGGGCGCGACGCCTGA
- a CDS encoding DUF7559 family protein, producing the protein MPKTLEVKCTNAECELDMFELHYTYDMPDETSVEDFSCPYCGSTDDLEEIVL; encoded by the coding sequence ATGCCGAAGACGCTCGAGGTCAAATGCACGAACGCGGAGTGCGAACTCGACATGTTCGAACTCCACTACACGTACGACATGCCCGACGAGACGTCCGTCGAAGACTTCTCCTGCCCGTACTGCGGGTCGACCGACGACCTCGAGGAGATCGTCCTCTGA
- a CDS encoding NAD(P)/FAD-dependent oxidoreductase gives MRTAVLGAGAIGTTAAYDLATRGADVTVFERESVAAGSSGRASGLCYDAYAGRTDAAVGDRALERFRELSGTGDFEFTDRPYVWLAREGDERRAAAIREQVGRMREHGRNVSLLSKAALADRFSALETDDVAVAAVAENAGHADPASYAAAMADRAREAGATIRERTPATLREGGDGNEGPVVETDGGRESFDAVLVAAGAHTRRVLAAAGIAVPLKPYRVQALVTGPTPVRDRDALPMLFDATGGYYLRPYGAGLLVGDGTEPVERDPDDWDRGADDWFVEDCAGYLASALGEALGAEGDEGAALGAGGATALPVERAWAGLCTATPDGDPLLGECAPGVYVAAGWQGHGFMRAPALGEVIAEGMLGGEGIGGFAPTRFDGSEDFEIVEGMDVAVEPE, from the coding sequence GTGAGAACTGCCGTCCTCGGCGCGGGGGCGATCGGCACCACCGCCGCGTACGACCTCGCGACGCGCGGGGCGGACGTGACCGTCTTCGAGCGCGAGTCCGTCGCCGCCGGGAGCAGCGGGCGGGCGTCGGGCCTCTGCTACGACGCCTACGCCGGGCGCACCGACGCCGCCGTGGGCGACCGCGCGCTCGAACGGTTCCGGGAGCTGTCCGGCACCGGCGACTTCGAGTTCACCGACCGCCCGTACGTCTGGCTGGCGCGCGAGGGCGACGAGCGCCGCGCCGCGGCCATCCGCGAGCAGGTCGGCCGGATGCGCGAGCACGGCCGGAACGTGTCGCTCCTCTCGAAGGCGGCGCTCGCGGACCGCTTCTCGGCGCTCGAAACGGACGACGTGGCGGTCGCGGCCGTCGCCGAGAACGCGGGTCACGCCGACCCCGCGAGCTACGCCGCCGCGATGGCCGATCGCGCGCGGGAGGCCGGCGCGACGATCCGCGAGCGCACGCCCGCGACGCTCCGGGAAGGAGGGGACGGGAACGAGGGTCCCGTCGTCGAGACGGACGGCGGACGGGAGTCGTTCGACGCGGTGCTCGTCGCGGCGGGCGCGCACACCCGGCGGGTGCTCGCGGCGGCGGGGATCGCCGTCCCGCTCAAGCCCTACCGCGTGCAGGCGCTCGTCACCGGACCGACGCCGGTACGGGACCGTGACGCCCTGCCGATGCTCTTCGACGCGACCGGGGGTTACTACCTCCGGCCGTACGGCGCGGGCCTGCTCGTCGGCGACGGCACCGAGCCGGTGGAGCGCGACCCCGACGACTGGGACCGCGGGGCCGACGACTGGTTCGTCGAGGACTGCGCGGGGTACCTGGCGTCGGCGCTCGGGGAGGCACTCGGCGCGGAGGGGGATGAGGGTGCGGCCCTCGGTGCGGGCGGGGCGACGGCGCTCCCCGTCGAGCGCGCCTGGGCGGGTCTCTGCACGGCGACGCCGGACGGCGACCCCCTCCTCGGGGAGTGCGCGCCCGGCGTCTACGTCGCCGCGGGCTGGCAGGGCCACGGCTTCATGCGCGCGCCGGCGCTGGGCGAGGTGATCGCCGAGGGGATGCTGGGCGGCGAGGGGATCGGGGGCTTCGCCCCGACGCGCTTCGACGGGAGCGAGGACTTCGAGATCGTGGAGGGAATGGACGTGGCGGTGGAGCCGGAGTGA
- a CDS encoding TspO/MBR family protein: MSVHCNGPTTRARGDAPRDALSREDWPGLALAVAFCELAGIVPGIVTREDVAALNERETVDPDVAPPGRVVPLVWNVLFALMGVALYLVWRDAGDTPEGKVAVGFFSAQLGLNVAWSFVVFGSRARNTYLVGFAMIVPLLLAVAVTVVAFARVSLRAALLLVPYLAWVSFATVLCYRGWRLNR; this comes from the coding sequence ATGAGCGTACACTGTAACGGACCGACGACGCGCGCGAGGGGCGACGCGCCACGGGACGCGCTCTCGCGCGAGGACTGGCCGGGGCTCGCGCTGGCCGTCGCCTTCTGCGAACTGGCGGGGATCGTCCCGGGGATCGTCACCCGCGAGGACGTCGCCGCGCTGAACGAGCGGGAGACGGTCGATCCCGACGTCGCGCCGCCGGGGCGGGTCGTCCCGCTCGTCTGGAACGTCCTGTTCGCGCTGATGGGCGTCGCCCTCTACCTCGTGTGGCGCGACGCCGGCGACACCCCGGAGGGGAAGGTCGCCGTCGGCTTCTTCTCGGCGCAGCTCGGCCTGAACGTCGCGTGGTCGTTCGTCGTCTTCGGCTCGCGGGCGCGGAACACCTACCTCGTCGGCTTCGCGATGATCGTCCCGCTGCTGCTCGCCGTGGCGGTGACCGTCGTCGCGTTCGCCCGCGTCAGCCTGCGGGCGGCGCTGCTGCTCGTCCCGTACCTCGCGTGGGTGAGCTTCGCGACCGTCCTCTGCTACCGGGGGTGGCGGTTGAACCGGTAG
- a CDS encoding radical SAM protein, with protein sequence MTDPATLDVTLVDGYVDEPAHFGVPPYVSTYPRYVAGALVDAGVPEERITYHTIDALREDQRRWRDVEEADLFVYVGGMTVPGKYVGGTPAEPDEVRRMAWTATGTTLMGGPVRFGVGEQNEGASDTERRDLDYDFVAKGDVEAAAHDLVANGLEGFGNRMRDVEEVTRWAERGAFVVEAHPNHPDYLIAELETGRGCPYRCSFCTEPLYGDATFRPPETVVAEVEALYERGVRHFRLGRQADILAYGGDGERPNPDALRALYGGIREVAPDLGTLHLDNMNPVTIARWPELSREGIEVIARHNTPGDTAAFGLESADPVVQEENNLNVDAEECFEAVRIVNEAAGWRPGAGADGAPGDGAPSEGSSGEGADANRLPKLLPGINLLHGLKGERRETYELNKEFLRRVYDEGLMLRRVNIRQVMAFAGTEMSETGSAIAKEHKKLFKRYKREVREEIDNPMLRRVAPVGTRLPDVHLEYHRDGRTFGRQLGTYPLLVAIPGERDLGTTVDVAVTDHGYRSVTGVPYPLDVNAASMDELTAIPGVGRQRAGNLVVDRPFASVADAAERAGVDLADFATVRTPEGAD encoded by the coding sequence ATGACCGATCCGGCGACGCTCGACGTGACGCTCGTGGACGGCTACGTCGACGAGCCGGCGCACTTCGGCGTCCCGCCGTACGTCTCGACGTACCCGCGCTACGTCGCGGGCGCGCTAGTGGACGCCGGCGTCCCCGAGGAGCGCATCACCTACCACACCATCGACGCGCTTCGCGAGGACCAGCGCCGGTGGCGCGACGTGGAGGAGGCGGACCTGTTCGTCTACGTCGGCGGGATGACCGTCCCCGGCAAGTACGTCGGCGGCACGCCCGCCGAACCCGACGAGGTGCGGCGCATGGCGTGGACCGCGACGGGGACGACGCTGATGGGCGGGCCGGTCCGCTTCGGCGTCGGCGAGCAGAACGAGGGCGCGAGCGACACGGAGCGCAGGGACCTCGACTACGACTTCGTCGCCAAGGGGGACGTGGAGGCCGCCGCCCACGACCTCGTCGCGAACGGACTGGAGGGGTTCGGGAACCGCATGCGCGACGTGGAGGAGGTGACGCGGTGGGCCGAGCGCGGCGCGTTCGTCGTCGAGGCTCATCCCAACCACCCCGACTACCTCATCGCCGAACTGGAGACGGGCCGGGGCTGTCCCTACCGCTGCTCGTTCTGCACGGAACCGCTGTACGGCGACGCCACCTTCCGCCCGCCCGAGACGGTCGTCGCGGAGGTCGAGGCGCTCTATGAGCGCGGCGTCCGACACTTCCGACTCGGGCGGCAGGCCGACATCCTCGCCTACGGCGGCGACGGCGAGCGGCCCAATCCCGACGCGCTCCGGGCGCTCTACGGCGGGATCCGCGAGGTGGCCCCCGACCTCGGGACGCTCCACCTCGACAACATGAACCCGGTCACGATCGCGCGGTGGCCGGAGCTGTCCCGGGAGGGAATCGAGGTGATCGCGCGGCACAACACGCCCGGCGACACGGCGGCCTTCGGCCTGGAGTCGGCCGATCCCGTCGTCCAGGAGGAGAACAACCTCAACGTGGACGCCGAGGAGTGCTTCGAGGCGGTCCGGATCGTCAACGAGGCGGCGGGGTGGCGTCCGGGGGCGGGGGCGGACGGCGCACCGGGGGACGGCGCACCGTCGGAGGGATCGTCCGGGGAGGGAGCGGACGCCAACCGCCTCCCGAAGCTCCTGCCGGGGATCAACCTCCTCCACGGGCTGAAGGGCGAGCGACGGGAGACCTACGAACTGAACAAGGAGTTCCTCCGGCGGGTGTACGACGAGGGGCTGATGCTCCGCCGGGTGAACATCCGACAGGTGATGGCCTTCGCGGGGACCGAGATGTCGGAGACGGGATCGGCCATCGCGAAAGAGCACAAGAAGCTCTTCAAGCGGTACAAGCGGGAGGTGCGCGAGGAGATCGACAACCCCATGCTGCGGCGGGTCGCGCCCGTCGGCACCCGCCTGCCCGACGTCCACCTGGAGTACCACAGGGACGGCCGGACGTTCGGTCGTCAGCTGGGGACCTACCCGCTCCTCGTGGCGATCCCGGGCGAGCGCGACCTCGGAACGACGGTCGACGTGGCGGTGACCGACCACGGGTACCGCTCGGTGACGGGCGTCCCCTACCCGCTCGACGTGAACGCGGCGTCGATGGACGAACTGACGGCGATTCCGGGGGTGGGCCGCCAGCGCGCCGGCAACCTCGTCGTGGACCGACCGTTCGCCTCCGTCGCGGACGCGGCCGAGCGCGCCGGCGTCGACCTCGCCGACTTCGCCACCGTCCGGACGCCCGAGGGGGCCGACTGA